From Theileria orientalis strain Shintoku DNA, chromosome 4, complete genome, the proteins below share one genomic window:
- a CDS encoding uncharacterized protein (sedlin family protein), protein MAGPNLKVVYISIVGEQNETLFSRSFGDVDESEMQFSVYASMDIIKEQVSQQIAGSATSGDPYLGFISPTLIGLNFYKIYAYVAATCFKIIAIINDNEVPPSRIREVSLSRQ, encoded by the exons ATGGCAGGCCCCAATCTCAAGGTGGTCTACATCTCAATAGTAGGAGAACAG AACGAGACCCTGTTTAGCCGCTCGTTTGGAGATGTGGATGAGTCAGAAATGCAGTTTTCAGTCTATGCCTCCATGGACATTATCAAGGAGCAAG TCTCGCAGCAAATAGCAGGGAGCGCCACGTCCGGTGACCCGTACCTGGGATTCATAAGTCCCACGTTGATAGGCCTAAACttctataaaatatacgCCTATGTGGCGGCAACGTGCTTCAAAATAATCGCAATCATAAACGATAATGAGGTTCCTCCCTCCAGGATTCGTGAGGTGAGTTTAAGTCGTCAGTAG
- a CDS encoding small heat-shock protein, which translates to MSCILKCNNTEDEILVQEEDGSYSKSHDYTEKPSIIYKPSTVVPPNNILEIPPPNDLDTPVTFFPTVDTFFDADNSLLVILMELPGFSTADIEINVGDGEISVSGPRPKDELYEKFGDNLNIQIRERKVGYFFRRFKLPNNALDTTAIASYDNGILSVRIQCSQFTPSRRLPIDGPAYHHDKVNFVNHSLASSSPSTSAMENGTSKPMGRKGSGSQ; encoded by the exons ATGAGCTGCATTCTCAAGTGTAATAACACCGAGGATGAAATCCTCGTACAAGAGGAAGATGGATCTTACTCGAAAAGTCATGACTAT ACAGAGAAGCCATCGATCATCTACAAGCCGAGCACGGTAGTGCCTCCAAACAACATCTTGGAGATCCCACCTCCAAATGACCTCGATACGCCAGTAACGTTTTTCCCGACAGTCGACACCTTCTTCGACGCCGACAACAGTCTCCTCGTCATTTTAATGGAGCTTCCAGGCTTCTCAACTGCTGACATTGAGATTAATGTGGGCGACGGTGAAATCAGCGTTTCAG GACCCCGTCCCAAGGATGAGCTGTATGAAAAGTTTGGTGACAACCTCAACATTCAAATCAGAGAGAGGAAGGTCGGTTACTTCTTCAGGAGGTTCAAGCTTCCCAACAACGCTCTGGACACCACGGCAATTGCCTCCTACGACAACGGTATCCTCAGCGTCAGAATCCAGTGCTCTCAGTTCACCCCCTCCAGACGCCTGCCCATTGACGGCCCCGCCTACCACCACGATAAGGTAAACTTCGTGAACCACAGCCTTGCTTCATCAAGCCCAAGCACCAGCGCTATGGAAAACGGCACCTCTAAGCCCATGGGCAGAAAGGGCTCTGGCAGTCAGTAA
- a CDS encoding ATP-dependent Clp protease proteolytic subunit has translation MRVFYEWLTLTYLLIHTLGFRRVLSHTGRFLSHHSKPRYCFLNSFKTVNNHNNKGDHSNIGQINTNEFNYGPIIHNFSQLATDEDKSNYFERTVDEFFVKNRTIFLSGELNDKVSFRIISSILRINENDPNLPIKFYINSPGGSVTAAMLYDQPYSGLAIYDLLQSLKMPVETISLGQAASMGAFLLASGTKGKRFAMPNSRIMIHQPLGGAHGQASDIEIQANEILQVRHILNSHLSHFTGKSIETIEKDCTRDNYMRPSEAIEYGLIDAIIETKTSHILPELPEKV, from the exons ATGAGAGTCTTCTATGAATGGTTGACACTGACATACCTTTTAATCCATACTCTTGGCTTTAGAAGAGTTTTATCGCACACCGGAAGGTTTCTATCGCATCATTCTAAACCACGTTACTGTTTTCTAAACAGTTTTAAAACTGTAAACaatcataataataagGGAGATCACAGCAATATAGGCcaaattaatacaaatgaATTCAATTACGGGCCAATAATTCACAATTTTAGTCAATTAGCAACAGATGAAGACAAATCA AACTACTTTGAGCGAACAGTAGATGAGTTTTTTGTAAAGAATCGGACAATATTTTTGTCCGGAGAGCTAAACGATAAAGTCTCGTTCAGAATCATTTCATCTATCTTGCGAATAAATGAAAACGATCCTAATCTGCCCATTAAGTTCTACATCAACTCCCCCGGAGGATCAGTCACTGCAG CTATGCTATACGACCAACCATACTCAGGACTGGCAATCTATGACCTGCTGCAAAGCCTAAAGATGCCAGTGGAAACGATTTCCCTGGGCCAGGCGGCCTCAATGGGAGCATTTCTCTTGGCGTCGGGAACGAAGGGGAAGAGGTTCGCGATGCCGAATTCGAGGATAATGATACACCAGCCACTAG GAGGCGCACACGGTCAGGCCAGCGACATTGAGATACAGGCGAACGAGATTCTGCAGGTCCGACACATTTTGAACAGCCACCTGTCCCACTTCACTGGCAAATCAATAGAGACGATTGAAAAGGATTGTACGAGGGACAATTACATGAGGCCGTCAGAAGCAATAGAGTATGGGCTCATTGATGCAATCATTGAAACCAAAACCTCGCACATCCTGCCAGAACTGCCTGAAAAGGTCTGA
- a CDS encoding uncharacterized protein (concanavalin A-like lectin/glucanase domain containing protein) → MAIFVITHFYLVYQPLQEIWWLPSSKLHVNNLLLNSGRILYMKFDESRPVDSSGVGNHGIGQISGHSGFGGVGTSAYFRNNFIHVKSSDLKTAEFTYMFYIYILSDEKSHQNGLKYDQYCPVIHKGYKTDLANEATPEISVNPNLTGLPTTQSLKCNYKQFTELTSNSRLQKHHWYHIALVREKYDILLFVDALTRINPLPLYIGSTPFSVNCDFPFLMDELSIFSQAVGTDEIQAEASFALGGIESSYVTIGCTNCSKEEAMASCPDGYHLCNKFELYTGTHVLHRLTSIVNSSTQDINNKLAGYKVARKLSLASSDIMASASAEPSSGIGLCCTNLNY, encoded by the exons ATGGCCATATTTGTCATTACACACTTTTATCTAGTTTATCAACCTTTACAAGAAATATGGTGGTTACCAAGTAGTAAACTACATGTGAATAATTTACTACTCAATTCAGGCCGGATCCTGTACATGAAGTTTGATGAATCGAGACCAGTGGACAGCAGTGGAGTTGGCAATCACGGAATTGGCCAAATCTCGGGTCATTCCGGGTTTGGAGGAGTGGGAACTTCGGCATACTTTAGAAACAACTTTATTCACGTTAAGTCTAGTGACCTTAAAACCGCCGAGTTCACCTATATGTTTTACATTTACATCTTGTCTGATGAAAAATCGCACCAGAATGGTTTAAAATACGACCAGTACTGTCCAGTTATTCACAAG GGGTACAAGACGGACTTGGCGAACGAGGCGACACCTGAGATATCAGTTAACCCAAAT TTAACTGGGTTACCAACGACCCAATCACTAAAGTGCAACtataaacaatttacaGAATTGACCTCAAACAGTCGGCTACAGAAGCATCACTGGTACCACATAGCGCTGGTTCGTGAAAAGTACGACATTCTTCTGTTCGTTGACG CTTTGACGAGGATAAATCCACTTCCTCTTTATATCGGTTCCACTCCATTCAGCGTCAATTGTGATTTTCCATTCCTAATGGATGAACTCTCTATCTTTTCACAA GCCGTTGGAACTGATGAAATTCAGGCCGAAGCCTCATTCGCCTTGGGCGGAATAGAGTCATCCTACGTGACAATTGGCTGTACCAATTGCAg CAAGGAGGAGGCCATGGCTTCTTGCCCTGATGGATATCACCTATGCAATAAGTTTGAGCTATATACAGGTACCCATGTCTTACACCGGTTAACTTCCATAGTTAATTCGAGTACACAA GATATTAACAACAAATTAGCCGGATATAAGGTAGCCAGGAAACTATCACTGGCTTCTAGCGATATCATGGCCTCGGCTTCTGCCGAGCCTTCCTCAGGGATTGGGTTATGTTGCACCAATTTGAACTACTAG